The Xanthomonas fragariae genome has a segment encoding these proteins:
- a CDS encoding thymidine kinase, with amino-acid sequence MAKLYFYYSAMNAGKTTLLLQSAHNYRERGMRTLILTPKLDHRAGTGVVASRIGLRADGHPFDRDTELQQLIGRDIQAEGALHCVLVDEAQFLIRAQVWQLSEVVDRLRIPVLCYGLRTDFRGELFEGSQFLLAWADELDEIKTICHSGSKATMTVRVDAQGHAMRDGPQVEIGGNERYVSVSRAEFKKIMRGQGRIDPLQIALPLPPVQA; translated from the coding sequence ATGGCCAAGCTCTATTTCTACTATTCGGCAATGAATGCCGGCAAGACCACCCTCTTGCTGCAATCGGCGCATAACTACCGCGAACGCGGCATGCGCACACTGATCCTAACGCCCAAGCTCGATCACCGCGCCGGCACTGGCGTGGTCGCTTCGCGGATCGGCCTGCGCGCGGATGGGCACCCGTTTGATCGCGACACCGAGTTGCAGCAGCTCATCGGGCGCGACATCCAGGCCGAGGGCGCGCTGCATTGCGTGCTGGTCGACGAGGCGCAATTCCTCATCCGCGCACAGGTCTGGCAACTGAGCGAGGTGGTCGACCGTCTGCGCATTCCGGTGCTGTGCTACGGCCTGCGCACCGACTTCCGCGGCGAGCTGTTCGAAGGCAGCCAGTTCCTGCTGGCCTGGGCCGATGAGCTGGACGAGATCAAGACCATCTGTCACAGCGGCAGCAAGGCCACCATGACCGTCCGCGTGGATGCGCAAGGGCACGCCATGCGGGACGGCCCTCAGGTGGAGATCGGTGGCAACGAGCGCTATGTGTCGGTCAGCCGCGCCGAATTCAAGAAGATCATGCGCGGCCAAGGCCGCATCGACCCGCTGCAGATCGCGTTGCCGCTGCCGCCTGTACAGGCGTGA
- the rep gene encoding DNA helicase Rep, with the protein MHGLNPPQRAAVLHCEGPLLVLAGAGSGKTRVIVEKIAHLIAIGRYPAKRIAAITFTNKSAKEMRERVAKRIRGDGADGLTICTFHALGLKFLQIEHAAAGLKRGFSIFDSDDAAAQIKDLMHGAKPDAIEDAKNLISRAKNAGLSPEQAMAAARRNREKEAASLYERYQARLTTFNAVDFDDLIRLPVQILEANEEIVMGWRERVGYLLVDECQDTNDAQYRLLKMLAGPRGNFTCVGDDDQSIYAWRGANPENLQQMGCDYPALKIIKLEQNYRCSNRVLRAANALIAHNPHEHLKTLWSDQADGERIRVWECRDSEHEAEKVAAEISFLGTAKQVPWSDFCILFRGNFQSRPLEKALQLLRVPYHLTGGTAFLERQEVKDLLSWLRLIVNPDDDAAFLRAVQSPKREVGATSLARLAELASAKSVPMSRAAESMGALQHLPPRAANGLSAFTDILCDMRQHSATMSAGELVRMLADKSGLLNDLRNQSKDETGFQRRKRNLDELAEWFEGGPHGASASDLAAQLALLSRNDKDDGGNQVRMMTMHASKGLEFRYVFIVGCEDGVLPHEVSLEEGNLQEERRLLYVGITRAKERLWMSHSKLTRKFGEHVRLKPSRFFDEIPAEELQRDGADPVADAERKKERASAGLAAIQALFD; encoded by the coding sequence ATGCACGGTCTCAATCCCCCGCAACGCGCCGCAGTGCTGCACTGCGAAGGTCCCTTGTTGGTGTTGGCCGGTGCCGGCAGCGGCAAGACGCGTGTGATCGTGGAAAAGATCGCGCATCTGATCGCCATCGGCCGCTATCCGGCCAAGCGCATTGCCGCGATTACCTTCACCAACAAGTCGGCCAAGGAAATGCGCGAGCGTGTGGCCAAGCGCATCCGTGGCGACGGCGCCGATGGCCTGACTATCTGCACCTTCCATGCGCTGGGCTTGAAGTTCCTGCAGATCGAGCATGCCGCTGCGGGTTTGAAACGCGGCTTTTCGATCTTCGATTCGGACGATGCCGCCGCCCAGATCAAGGACTTGATGCACGGCGCCAAGCCCGATGCGATCGAAGACGCCAAAAACCTGATCTCGCGCGCCAAGAACGCCGGACTGTCGCCCGAACAGGCGATGGCGGCTGCACGCAGAAATCGCGAAAAAGAAGCGGCCAGCCTGTACGAGCGCTACCAAGCGCGGCTGACCACCTTCAACGCGGTGGACTTCGACGATCTGATCCGCCTGCCGGTGCAGATTCTGGAAGCCAACGAAGAGATCGTCATGGGCTGGCGCGAGCGCGTCGGTTATTTGCTGGTGGACGAGTGCCAGGACACCAACGATGCGCAGTACCGCCTATTGAAGATGCTGGCCGGGCCGCGCGGCAACTTTACCTGTGTGGGCGACGACGACCAGAGCATCTATGCCTGGCGCGGCGCCAATCCGGAAAACCTGCAGCAGATGGGGTGCGATTATCCGGCGCTGAAAATCATCAAGCTGGAGCAGAACTACCGCTGTTCCAACCGCGTGTTGCGTGCGGCCAACGCATTGATCGCGCATAACCCCCACGAGCATTTGAAAACGCTGTGGAGCGATCAGGCCGACGGTGAACGTATCCGCGTGTGGGAATGCCGTGACAGCGAGCACGAGGCGGAAAAGGTTGCCGCCGAGATTTCATTTCTGGGCACTGCCAAGCAGGTGCCGTGGAGCGACTTCTGCATCCTGTTCCGCGGCAATTTTCAATCGCGGCCGTTGGAGAAAGCGCTGCAGCTGCTACGGGTTCCGTATCACTTGACCGGCGGCACCGCGTTCCTGGAACGGCAAGAGGTCAAGGATCTGTTGTCGTGGTTGCGGTTGATCGTCAACCCGGACGATGACGCGGCGTTCTTGCGTGCGGTGCAGTCGCCTAAGCGCGAAGTCGGTGCGACCTCACTGGCGCGCTTGGCCGAGCTTGCCAGTGCGAAGTCGGTGCCGATGTCGCGCGCGGCCGAATCGATGGGCGCATTGCAGCATCTGCCGCCACGTGCGGCCAATGGCTTGAGCGCGTTCACCGATATCCTGTGCGACATGCGTCAGCACTCGGCCACGATGTCGGCCGGCGAATTGGTACGCATGCTGGCCGACAAATCCGGCCTGCTCAACGATCTGCGTAATCAATCCAAGGACGAAACCGGATTCCAGCGGCGCAAACGCAATCTGGACGAATTGGCCGAGTGGTTCGAGGGCGGCCCACATGGCGCCAGCGCCAGCGATCTGGCCGCGCAGCTGGCGTTGCTGTCGCGCAACGACAAAGACGATGGAGGCAACCAGGTGCGCATGATGACCATGCATGCGTCCAAAGGGCTGGAGTTCCGCTATGTGTTCATCGTCGGCTGCGAAGACGGCGTGCTGCCGCACGAAGTGAGCCTGGAAGAAGGCAATCTGCAGGAAGAGCGCCGCCTGCTCTACGTGGGTATCACTCGCGCCAAGGAGCGGCTGTGGATGAGCCATAGCAAGTTGACGCGCAAGTTCGGCGAGCATGTGCGGCTTAAGCCGAGCCGGTTCTTCGACGAGATTCCGGCCGAAGAACTGCAGCGCGATGGCGCCGACCCGGTGGCCGATGCCGAGCGCAAGAAAGAGCGCGCCAGCGCGGGCTTGGCGGCGATCCAGGCGTTGTTCGATTAA
- a CDS encoding glucan biosynthesis protein D: MQRRHFLENAAAALVALGLPALPQWALAAKAGGLRRLGQPQPFDYAWLKGQARELGKAPYKSHKQVLPGPLEALNWDQYQSIRYRQDHALWAGGNGKFQAKFFHLGLFFHTPVDIYDVVDGKAQQLAYDPTAFDYGSSGLDGTQLPKDLGFAGFRLNSRKDTDRDFSAFLGASYFRAVGKEGQYGQSARGLAIDTGTGGPEEFPDFIAYYLEQPADESDTVVVYGLLDSPSVAGAYRFAITNGEVLVMDIDSALYPRKTIERLGIGPCTSMYQVGENDSRMDWDWRPEIHDTDGLAMWTGDGEWIWRPLCNPANLRFNMFVDENPRGFGLLQRDRNFDHYQDDGVFYEKRPCLWVEPKSGWGKGSVQLVEIPTVDETVDNIVAFWNLQAKPQAGQELLMGYRLYWGAHPPASSPLAHCVATRTGLGGIVGKKRSHFSWRFAVDFAGGELAALVKESKAKVETVLQVSRGTTEIVSVRPLRELKGYRAMFDLVPPDDSTQQIDIRLYLRANGKPLTETWLYQWTPPPMSERKIY; the protein is encoded by the coding sequence ATGCAACGACGCCACTTTCTGGAGAATGCCGCGGCTGCATTGGTCGCGCTCGGTTTGCCGGCGTTGCCGCAATGGGCATTGGCGGCAAAGGCAGGTGGGCTGCGTCGGCTTGGGCAGCCGCAGCCGTTCGACTATGCTTGGCTCAAGGGTCAGGCGCGCGAACTGGGGAAAGCGCCGTACAAGAGCCATAAGCAGGTGCTGCCAGGACCGCTGGAGGCCTTGAACTGGGATCAGTATCAGTCAATCCGCTACCGCCAGGACCATGCATTGTGGGCCGGCGGCAATGGCAAGTTCCAAGCGAAGTTCTTCCATCTGGGGCTGTTTTTTCATACCCCGGTGGACATCTACGACGTCGTCGATGGCAAGGCGCAGCAGCTGGCGTACGACCCGACCGCGTTCGACTACGGCAGCAGCGGGCTGGATGGCACGCAGTTGCCCAAAGATCTTGGGTTTGCCGGCTTTCGACTCAACTCACGCAAGGACACCGATCGCGATTTCTCGGCGTTTCTGGGAGCGAGCTATTTCCGTGCCGTAGGCAAGGAGGGCCAGTACGGGCAATCGGCACGCGGGTTGGCGATCGATACCGGCACCGGTGGGCCGGAAGAGTTTCCGGACTTTATCGCCTATTATCTGGAACAGCCTGCTGACGAGTCGGACACCGTGGTGGTTTACGGCCTACTCGACTCGCCCAGCGTCGCCGGCGCATATCGGTTTGCCATTACCAATGGCGAGGTGCTGGTGATGGACATCGATAGCGCGCTGTATCCGCGCAAGACCATCGAGCGGCTCGGCATTGGACCGTGTACCAGCATGTATCAGGTGGGCGAAAACGACAGTCGCATGGATTGGGACTGGCGCCCGGAGATTCACGACACCGACGGCCTGGCGATGTGGACCGGCGACGGCGAATGGATCTGGCGGCCGCTGTGCAATCCAGCGAATCTGCGCTTCAATATGTTCGTCGATGAGAACCCACGCGGGTTCGGGCTGCTGCAGCGCGACCGCAACTTCGACCATTACCAGGACGATGGCGTGTTCTACGAGAAGCGCCCATGCCTGTGGGTGGAACCCAAGAGTGGCTGGGGCAAGGGCTCGGTACAGCTAGTCGAGATTCCCACTGTGGACGAGACCGTCGACAACATCGTGGCGTTCTGGAATTTGCAGGCAAAGCCGCAGGCAGGGCAAGAGCTGCTGATGGGCTATCGATTGTATTGGGGCGCTCATCCGCCGGCCAGCTCGCCGTTGGCGCATTGCGTGGCCACGCGTACCGGCTTGGGCGGCATCGTCGGGAAGAAGCGCAGCCATTTTTCCTGGCGGTTTGCGGTGGATTTTGCTGGTGGCGAACTGGCTGCGCTGGTCAAGGAGTCCAAGGCCAAAGTCGAGACGGTGCTGCAGGTCTCGCGCGGCACCACCGAGATCGTGTCGGTGCGTCCGTTGCGCGAGCTCAAGGGTTATCGGGCGATGTTCGACCTAGTGCCGCCGGATGACAGCACCCAGCAGATCGATATCCGTCTGTACCTGCGCGCCAACGGCAAGCCGCTCACCGAAACCTGGCTATACCAGTGGACGCCGCCGCCGATGAGCGAGCGCAAGATTTACTGA
- the mnmE gene encoding tRNA uridine-5-carboxymethylaminomethyl(34) synthesis GTPase MnmE — protein MSSLPSTIVAIASAAGTGGIGIVRLSGPHAAQIAANLGITNLQPRQARYARFRDADDEVIDDGIALWFPAPRSFTGEDVVELQGHGSPVLLQQLVARCIALGARQARAGEFSERAFLNGKLDLAQAEAIADLIAAGDVRAARAARRSLDGVFSRRVNAVSDGLTRLRIHVEAAIDFADEPLDTLGGTQVRDGLSKARGLLAQLLCDTERGRKLRDGLHAVLIGPPNAGKSSLLNALAGSDRAIVTDVAGTTRDTLHEAIQLDGFELTLVDTAGLRDGGDAIEREGMRRAHAELQRADLALVVLDACDPQAARHAIGDAIDTVPRQLWIYNKCDLLTEATELDHDAIAVSAVTGQGLERLRTRLREIALGDGVESVEGEFSARTRHVQALRRAEQHADAADLQLRFEQLELAAEELRLAQEALGDITGKLSADELLGKIFSSFCIGK, from the coding sequence ATGTCTTCTTTGCCATCGACCATCGTTGCCATCGCCAGTGCCGCCGGAACCGGAGGCATCGGCATCGTGCGGCTATCCGGCCCGCATGCCGCGCAGATTGCCGCGAACCTGGGCATTACGAATTTGCAGCCACGGCAGGCGCGCTACGCACGTTTTCGCGATGCGGATGACGAGGTGATCGACGATGGCATTGCGCTGTGGTTTCCTGCGCCGCGTAGTTTTACCGGCGAAGACGTGGTGGAGCTGCAAGGCCACGGTAGCCCGGTATTGCTACAGCAATTAGTGGCGCGCTGCATTGCCTTGGGCGCGCGTCAAGCACGTGCCGGTGAATTCAGCGAGCGCGCATTTCTCAACGGCAAACTTGATCTTGCGCAGGCAGAGGCTATCGCCGACTTGATCGCAGCCGGGGATGTGCGTGCGGCACGTGCCGCGCGTCGTTCGCTCGATGGCGTGTTCTCGCGCCGCGTCAATGCGGTTAGCGACGGCCTCACGCGTTTGCGTATCCATGTGGAGGCGGCCATCGATTTCGCCGATGAACCGCTGGACACGCTGGGCGGCACGCAAGTGCGCGACGGCTTGAGCAAGGCGCGCGGCTTGCTCGCACAGTTATTGTGCGATACCGAACGCGGGCGCAAGTTGCGCGACGGTTTGCATGCGGTGTTGATCGGACCGCCCAATGCCGGCAAAAGTTCGTTGCTCAATGCATTGGCCGGTAGCGATCGGGCGATCGTCACCGATGTCGCTGGGACCACACGCGACACCTTGCACGAAGCCATCCAGCTCGATGGCTTCGAGTTGACGTTGGTCGACACCGCCGGCTTGCGCGATGGCGGCGATGCGATCGAACGCGAAGGCATGCGCCGCGCACATGCCGAATTGCAGCGCGCCGATCTGGCGCTGGTGGTGCTGGACGCATGCGACCCACAAGCCGCACGTCACGCGATTGGCGATGCCATCGATACGGTGCCGCGTCAGCTGTGGATCTACAACAAGTGCGATCTGCTGACCGAAGCCACAGAGCTCGACCACGATGCGATCGCGGTGTCTGCAGTGACCGGTCAGGGACTGGAGCGATTGCGCACCCGCCTGCGCGAAATTGCGCTGGGCGATGGCGTGGAAAGTGTGGAGGGCGAATTTTCCGCACGCACGCGGCATGTCCAAGCCCTGCGTCGCGCCGAGCAACACGCAGATGCCGCCGATCTGCAACTGCGCTTCGAACAACTCGAACTGGCCGCCGAAGAACTGCGCCTGGCGCAGGAAGCGCTCGGCGACATCACCGGCAAACTGAGCGCCGACGAGTTGCTCGGCAAGATCTTTTCGAGTTTTTGTATCGGTAAGTGA
- a CDS encoding TonB-dependent receptor: MTRPGIRNWLSRNITRSALSLALGLCVAGGLQAQSAVGSIFGSGQPGSTIAIQSLQTGVTHSATAAADGRFTFSQLPPGKYVITSDGVTREVEVKVGSGSQVLLNNDATTLDRVEVVGERAFNPIDVSSVESTTVFTAEQMISLPVASDVSSVALLAPGTVKGDNGLGNGNLASFGGSSVAENGYYINGFDVTNMRTLLSFANVPFQGIAQLQVKTGGYGAEYGRSLGGIVSIVTKSGSNDWHYGGSVEWAPDWGAAKGKNVRDRDPDAADPLYQYRSDNQFDSTIYSAYASGPIIKDRLFFFAMAEGRNETINIFRSVNSERQRDTTPQGLVKLDWYINDSNLVEFTGIYNQAKTKYSTYEYNLDANGENRYNIGRHEAPIESYEMENGGKVGILKYTGYFTDNFTLSAQYGYLSNLIDSRLPANPAGGECPWAYNFGLTTNTVDRYIGCNPGTISTIADLNAEPDEDIRKAFRVDGEWVLGEHRLRFGVDQENYESSHRGQTYAGGINWAYYTVPGTSVATGAFAGQPGRTVNGQLVPRGALYARSRVYQTSSSSYENTNSAFYLEDNWQVTENFLAVLGLRGEKFENKNGDGIAWVESDYKLSPRLGFSWDVLGDASLKLFGTAGRYYIPVATNSSIRATGAESTVSNWYYVNGWSEADGTPVGQGAQIGATQTNGSLVAPNPASVASTNLSPMYQDEVILGGQLQLTENWMAGVRMIRREVKSGMDDTCTTNPWIDWAADNGYPDFDPSSVPSCYFLNPGSDVTLNVDLNGDGEVELATLPASYLGLPEYRRIHTALEFFWERTGEKFNFQGSYTFARTRGNVEGYVNSTLGQEDPGLTQDFDHRLFTDGTYGPTPNDRQHTLKLFGAYHLTQEWQFGGNLVLQSGRPVNCQGYIPLDDIPQPDQGTLSAYGGSSFYCLNAEGTRVLRQRGDEGRTPWTWTFDLTAAYIPNWAENKLRIKLDIFNLFNNDRVTEYNEFSEASRDVINPNYLNDVNYQTPRSFRLTARYDF; the protein is encoded by the coding sequence ATGACGCGTCCAGGGATTCGTAATTGGTTGTCCAGGAACATCACGCGCAGTGCCTTGAGCCTGGCGTTGGGTCTGTGTGTCGCCGGTGGTTTGCAGGCGCAAAGTGCGGTTGGCTCCATTTTCGGTAGCGGCCAGCCAGGCAGCACCATTGCCATCCAGAGCCTGCAGACGGGGGTGACTCACTCGGCCACCGCCGCTGCCGATGGCCGATTCACCTTCAGCCAGCTACCTCCGGGCAAATACGTCATCACCTCCGATGGCGTAACTCGCGAGGTCGAGGTCAAGGTCGGTAGTGGCTCGCAGGTGCTGCTGAACAATGACGCCACGACTCTGGACAGGGTCGAAGTGGTGGGCGAGCGTGCGTTCAACCCGATCGATGTGTCCTCGGTGGAATCCACCACGGTCTTCACCGCCGAACAGATGATCTCGCTGCCAGTGGCCAGCGACGTCTCCTCGGTCGCCTTGCTCGCGCCTGGCACAGTCAAAGGCGACAACGGTCTCGGCAATGGCAATCTTGCATCGTTCGGCGGCTCTTCGGTGGCCGAAAACGGCTATTACATCAACGGCTTCGACGTGACCAACATGCGCACGCTCCTGTCGTTCGCTAATGTGCCGTTCCAGGGGATCGCGCAGCTGCAAGTGAAGACCGGTGGCTATGGGGCCGAGTACGGTCGCTCGCTGGGCGGCATTGTAAGCATCGTGACCAAGTCCGGCTCCAATGACTGGCATTACGGTGGCAGCGTCGAATGGGCTCCGGATTGGGGGGCCGCGAAGGGCAAGAATGTGCGTGACCGTGATCCGGATGCTGCAGATCCGCTCTACCAATATCGCAGCGACAACCAGTTCGACAGCACCATCTATTCGGCTTATGCGAGTGGTCCGATCATCAAGGACAGATTGTTCTTCTTCGCCATGGCCGAGGGCCGCAACGAAACGATCAATATTTTCAGATCGGTCAACAGCGAACGTCAGCGCGACACCACGCCGCAAGGTCTGGTCAAACTCGACTGGTACATCAACGACAGCAACCTGGTGGAATTCACCGGCATCTACAACCAAGCCAAGACCAAGTACAGCACCTACGAATACAATCTCGATGCCAACGGCGAAAACCGTTACAACATCGGCCGGCACGAGGCGCCGATCGAAAGCTATGAGATGGAAAACGGCGGCAAGGTCGGCATCCTCAAATACACCGGCTACTTCACCGACAACTTCACCTTGTCGGCGCAGTACGGCTATCTGAGCAACCTGATCGACTCGCGTCTGCCCGCCAATCCTGCCGGCGGCGAATGCCCATGGGCGTACAACTTCGGGTTGACCACCAACACGGTGGATCGCTACATCGGCTGCAACCCGGGGACGATTTCGACCATCGCCGATTTGAACGCCGAACCGGACGAAGACATCCGCAAGGCATTCCGCGTCGATGGCGAGTGGGTGTTGGGCGAGCATCGGCTGCGCTTCGGCGTCGACCAGGAAAACTACGAATCCAGCCATCGCGGTCAGACCTATGCTGGCGGAATCAACTGGGCGTATTACACGGTCCCAGGTACCTCTGTCGCCACTGGCGCATTTGCCGGGCAGCCGGGTCGTACGGTGAACGGTCAATTGGTCCCACGCGGAGCGCTTTACGCACGTTCGCGCGTTTATCAGACCAGTAGCTCCAGCTACGAAAACACCAACAGCGCCTTTTATCTGGAAGACAATTGGCAGGTGACGGAAAACTTCCTCGCTGTGCTCGGACTACGCGGCGAGAAGTTCGAAAACAAGAACGGCGACGGCATTGCCTGGGTCGAGTCCGATTACAAACTCTCGCCACGGCTTGGCTTCTCGTGGGATGTACTCGGTGACGCCAGCTTGAAGTTGTTCGGTACCGCGGGGCGCTACTACATCCCGGTCGCCACGAACTCCAGTATCCGTGCAACGGGCGCGGAATCGACCGTGTCCAACTGGTACTACGTCAACGGCTGGAGCGAAGCAGACGGCACGCCGGTCGGCCAAGGCGCACAGATTGGCGCGACCCAGACCAATGGCTCGCTGGTTGCACCAAACCCGGCCTCGGTTGCATCCACCAATCTTTCGCCCATGTACCAGGACGAAGTGATTCTGGGCGGGCAGCTGCAACTGACGGAAAACTGGATGGCGGGTGTGCGCATGATCCGTCGCGAAGTGAAATCAGGCATGGACGATACCTGCACCACCAACCCGTGGATCGATTGGGCAGCGGATAATGGCTATCCCGATTTCGATCCCAGCTCCGTACCGAGCTGCTATTTCCTTAACCCAGGCAGCGATGTCACTCTCAATGTCGACTTGAACGGCGATGGAGAAGTGGAACTGGCAACCCTGCCGGCCTCGTATCTCGGTCTGCCCGAATATCGGCGTATCCACACCGCGCTGGAGTTCTTCTGGGAGCGCACCGGCGAGAAGTTCAATTTCCAGGGTTCTTACACGTTTGCCAGAACGCGCGGAAATGTGGAAGGCTACGTCAATTCCACCTTGGGGCAGGAAGATCCGGGGCTGACACAGGACTTCGACCACCGGCTATTTACCGACGGCACCTACGGGCCGACACCGAACGATCGCCAACACACCCTCAAGCTGTTCGGTGCCTACCACCTCACGCAGGAATGGCAGTTTGGCGGCAACCTGGTGCTGCAATCCGGTCGCCCGGTCAATTGCCAAGGCTATATACCGCTGGACGACATTCCTCAGCCCGACCAAGGGACGCTGAGCGCATACGGTGGCTCGAGCTTCTACTGCTTGAACGCCGAGGGCACGCGTGTGCTGCGGCAGCGTGGCGACGAAGGGCGTACGCCGTGGACCTGGACGTTCGATCTGACAGCGGCGTACATACCCAACTGGGCCGAGAACAAGCTGCGCATCAAGCTCGACATCTTCAATCTGTTCAACAACGACCGCGTTACCGAGTACAACGAGTTCAGTGAAGCGTCTCGCGACGTGATCAACCCCAACTATCTGAACGACGTCAATTACCAGACGCCGCGCTCGTTCCGGCTGACCGCGCGTTACGACTTCTGA
- a CDS encoding YceH family protein, whose translation MPETSHPPVLDTAQARVLGCLIEKEAITPDAYPLTVNATQVAANQKTAREPVLNLEIGMVHHALRQLETMGLVRQQFSSRAERYEHRLGSMLDLTRQQVALIGLLLLRGPQTLGELYARSERLARFNDADDVRHHLDRLIQRTLAIQLPRASSQREERYAHLLSGELDMEALQAAAARAAPSARNSADSSELEARVQSLEATVAELQDALAAVQARLEATGA comes from the coding sequence ATGCCAGAGACCTCGCACCCGCCCGTCCTCGATACCGCCCAAGCCCGCGTACTCGGCTGCCTGATCGAAAAAGAAGCCATCACGCCGGATGCGTATCCGCTCACGGTCAACGCCACGCAGGTTGCCGCCAACCAGAAGACCGCACGCGAGCCGGTGCTGAATCTGGAGATCGGCATGGTGCATCACGCCCTGCGTCAGCTCGAAACAATGGGACTGGTGCGCCAGCAGTTTTCCTCGCGCGCCGAGCGTTACGAACACCGGTTGGGCAGCATGCTGGATCTGACCCGGCAACAAGTCGCCCTGATCGGCCTGCTGCTGTTGCGTGGTCCGCAGACGCTGGGCGAGTTGTATGCGCGCAGCGAACGGCTGGCGCGCTTCAACGATGCCGACGACGTCCGTCATCATCTGGACCGCTTGATCCAGCGCACCCTGGCGATACAGCTACCGCGCGCCAGCAGCCAGCGCGAAGAGCGCTATGCGCATCTGCTCAGTGGCGAGCTGGATATGGAAGCGTTACAGGCCGCAGCGGCGCGCGCTGCACCGAGTGCTCGCAATAGCGCCGATAGCAGCGAGCTCGAGGCACGCGTGCAAAGCCTGGAGGCCACCGTTGCCGAACTGCAGGATGCGCTCGCTGCGGTGCAGGCACGGCTGGAAGCGACCGGCGCCTGA